The sequence below is a genomic window from Brevibacillus laterosporus.
AAGGATTATCACAAGAAACGGCTCCGCTTGTACCACTTTCTCCGTATGGTGTAACCAAAGTCTCTATGGAATACCTCATGCAAGCTTACGTTAAAGCATATCAGCTACCAGTGGTTGCCCTTCGTTATTTTACCGTTTATGGACCAAGACAGCGTCCTGACATGGCCTTTCATCGTTTCTTTCGGGCTATGATACAGAAGGATCCCATACAAATTTACGGGGATGGTAGTCAAAGCCGTAACTTTAGCTACGTACATGATGTGGTGGAAGCCAATCTGTTGGCGAGTGAGTACGGGCAAGCGGGCGAGATTTATAACATCGGTGGAGAACGAGAAATTAGCTTGTTGGAGGCCGTGTCGCTAATGGCAAAAATCTTGCGAGTGAAGCCAGATATTACCTTCACAATGGCGGAAAAAGGTGATTCGAGGCGTACCTGTGCCGATATTTCCCTAGCAGCTCAACAGATTGGCTATCGTCCGCATACCTCACTGGAACAGGGGCTATACCAGCAATTTCAGGATATAAAGAAGCTGTATCAAGGAGGATGAAAGTATGCATCGCGTCCTTTTGTATCGGCGAATGTATCTCCCAAGAAGTGAAACCTTCATCTATGAACAACTGATTGGACACACACATATAGAACCATTGGTGGTTACCCGGCGTAACCCTATTAATGTGGATCAATTTCCTTATCAGTCAATCTATGTGAAAAAGAAGCTTACTACTCTCCATCATTGGGTGAAGAAAAAACAGATCAAGGTATTGCATGCTAGATTTGGAACAGGTGGATTAGAATTAGTACCTGTTGCCAAACGCTCCAAATTACCTTTGCTTGTCTCCTTTCATGGAACGGACGTATCACGTCGTCCCAACGTTGATCCTGCATATTGCCGCCGATTAAAAAAGCTGTTTCAAAAAGGAAAAGCGTTTACAGTAGTAAGTAAGCACATGAAAAAAAAATTAATCAGATTGGGTTGTCCGAAACACAAAATAACGTTGTTGCGTTCAGGTATCGACCTCAAAAAGTTTACCTATCAAGCTACGCAACCAGTTTGGAATGATGCCTATGGATTTTTAAGTGTTGGTCGACTGGTGGAGAAAAAGGGTATGGATACTCTCATTCGCGCTTTTCGATATGTTCACAAAGCTTACCCAAAAGCCACTTTGACAATTGTTGGAGAAGGGGACCAACAAAAGAAACTGAAAAAACTAATCAGACGCTACAAGTTGCTTGAATGTGTGAAATTAAAAGGTGGTGTCAGCCATCTAGAAGTGGCTGAGGAATTGGCTCGTTGTCATATGTTTGTGCTCGCTTGCAAAACGGCGAAGGATGGCAATCAAGAAGGGATTCCTAATGTGTTGATGGAAGCCATGGCAACAGGAAGACCAGTTATCTCCACATATCACGCTGGTATTCCAGAGCTGGTGAAGCATGGAGTAAGCGGATTACTGGCGCCCGAGAAATCACCTTATAAACTCGCAGCCATGATGATTCGCATGATCAAGGAAGAGCAGCGATGGACAGAATATACCTTGAATGCACGAGTGAAAGTTGAAAAACAACATGATATTAACAAACAACGCAAAATTTTGGAAAATTTATATGTACGACTTATTAAGAAGAACAAAAGACGGTAAACAACCAAGAAACATGAATATCACCAAATCATGGCGGAGGTGTCAGCATGAAAGTAGCCGTCATTGGAACTGGATATGTAGGAGTTACAACAGGGGTTGCATTAGCGATGGCGGGACATAAAGTGTTGGGGGTGGATATAGACGAAGAAAAGATACGTCTGTTGCAAACTGGCAGGTCACCCATTTATGAACCGGGTTTAGATGAAGCGCTGATAAATGTGATAACT
It includes:
- a CDS encoding NAD-dependent epimerase/dehydratase family protein, whose amino-acid sequence is MRKKAVVTGCAGFIGSHLTERLLAEDYEVIGVDSLLSNYPLSYKERNIAHSLQDSRFHYITQPVQDVDWSYVLKGVHSIFHLAALPGVRASWGDAFQEYVNHNVTATQILLEASLTHDTLQKIVLASSSSVYGTMQEGLSQETAPLVPLSPYGVTKVSMEYLMQAYVKAYQLPVVALRYFTVYGPRQRPDMAFHRFFRAMIQKDPIQIYGDGSQSRNFSYVHDVVEANLLASEYGQAGEIYNIGGEREISLLEAVSLMAKILRVKPDITFTMAEKGDSRRTCADISLAAQQIGYRPHTSLEQGLYQQFQDIKKLYQGG
- a CDS encoding colanic acid biosynthesis glycosyltransferase WcaL — translated: MHRVLLYRRMYLPRSETFIYEQLIGHTHIEPLVVTRRNPINVDQFPYQSIYVKKKLTTLHHWVKKKQIKVLHARFGTGGLELVPVAKRSKLPLLVSFHGTDVSRRPNVDPAYCRRLKKLFQKGKAFTVVSKHMKKKLIRLGCPKHKITLLRSGIDLKKFTYQATQPVWNDAYGFLSVGRLVEKKGMDTLIRAFRYVHKAYPKATLTIVGEGDQQKKLKKLIRRYKLLECVKLKGGVSHLEVAEELARCHMFVLACKTAKDGNQEGIPNVLMEAMATGRPVISTYHAGIPELVKHGVSGLLAPEKSPYKLAAMMIRMIKEEQRWTEYTLNARVKVEKQHDINKQRKILENLYVRLIKKNKRR